GAATTTCTTATAAACATTTTTCACACCCTTTGATTCGAGTAATCAAAGATTTGGTAAATCCTTTCAGCGACACATTCGGACATACTTGGTCCGGCAAATTGATCGTTAAGGATTCTCAAGTGATTCTGAATACATTGATCACCGGAAGATCGAATGCAGCTTTATACGAATTGGAACTGATACCCGGCTCGAACGCACCGGGAACAATTCGAATCAAAGGCCAGGAGGGTAATGAATGGATTTTAAAAAACAATTAGTCTTTGTTCTTTTGATGATAGAAATTATTTTCTCGCCTTCATTATTTGCAGAAGCGATCACAGAAGCAATTCAATTGATGGAAAGATCGGAATATCAAAAATCTGTTTATGTTTTGGATAGTTTAATCAAACGAAATCCAAATGATTCGGTTGCTTGGATGTACAAAGGTTATGCGAATATGATGTTAGGGTATTATGACTTTGCTCTCGCAGATTACCGAACATCTTATAAAATTCAACCCAATTTGGATTCCTTATCGGGAATCCAGTGGGCATTTCTCGCAGGAGGAAAATACAAGGAAAGCATCGAGGCCGGAGAACAAATCCTGAAAGATTCACCAAATAATTATTATGCTATACTTAGAATCGCAGAGGCATACTATGCTTTGCAGGAATATTCCGAAGCTTATAATCATTATAATTCATTGCACAAAGAACACGGAAAAGACGGTTATTCTCTTTGGAAAAAAGGACTCTGCGAATATTATTTGGGAAACCTGCCAGAGTCGGTTTCTCTTTTCAAAGAAGCCGATAAACTATTGCCAAACCATCCGGGAATCCAATATTCCATTGCGAACACCCACTTAACACCTTATATAGCGATTACACCGGAAGCAACCGGATTTCAATTCAAAGGTTCTGATTTTTTAGGAAGCGGACAAAAGGGAGGAATCAATATAGCTTATAGTCCTAATGATGATTGGAATTTTCGAATCGGCGCTTCCGCGGAACAAACTCAGAATTTGAATTCTTCTTCAGGCGTTCAGAATTATTTATTCGACCCGCTCAGTCTGATCAGTTACAATCAATATAGAACGTCTCTTCCTCAATCCACAATTCGAAATTATCTGACGCTTCCGATCAATCTGTATTATCTGGATCAATTGTTAAGCGCAAAGGATTATCAAACTCAAAAATATTCCGGAGGAATCACTTACAAATTGTCTGAACATTTTCATACGTTCGCCTCCACTCATGTATTGCAATCCAATACTTCTTACCTGGACGGAGGAACTTCTACCCAGGCAGGTATCAGTTATACTGATTATTATACGATTTCCTTTTCAGGAACGGGAATTTCCCATCCTACAAGTAAAGGTGGGCAAGCAAGTTTGGCCTTTTATATACCTTTCTTCGACGGATTTTATTCCAACTCCATCGCCACTGGGCAACAAATGTCTGTTAAATATTATGAAACGGTTTATCTGTCTTTAAATCCTTTGTCTACGACTTACCAGACAACGAGAGAATCGAAAGGGTACGGATTTTTCCAACAGGAGTTCGGTTATAAAGGCAGATATTTTTTTACCGGAATCGGAGGAAGAGTCGGCACTGCCAGGACACCTATGATGGGTGAAACTTGGGTGTATACCGGAATGGATATGTTGAATGGTGGTTACGGTTTTATCGGAATGAAGTATAATGGTATAAGTCTTCAACTGCAATACAACCGCGATTATTGGCTTGACTCTCGAAATGAGAAGCCCGTATCTGATAGTGTTAGATTGAGTCTCTCTTGGATATTTTAGATAAGCTTAGCAATCATATGAAATCATTTATAGGAAGAGATAATGAACGATCAAACAGATTGGGGTAAATTACAATCCCTTCAAAGAACATGTCGTGGCGGTTTGGATTTAATCGTCCAAGGGCAGGAATCCACTTCGTTATATGTACTGTTAAGCGGTCGACTCAGTGTTTTTCGCCATAATGTAAAGGTTTCCGAGATCAAAAAACGAGGAGACTATATCGGGGAGATCGGTATCTTACTCAAAACTCCTGCGAGCGCCACTACCAGAACGGAAACCGACGTAGTCGTAATAGAAATCGAGTCTTCCAATGTAGTCAGACTTTTTTCGCATAGCCCTGGTATGGCGATTGCTTTGGCTCGTAAAATGGCCGATCGATTGGCCGAATTAAATTCCACCTTCTCTTACTTACTGGACAAATCTTACCGGCCCGAACTTGTAAAACGTTTTCAAGAACATCAAAAAAACAAGCCGGCTCAACCTACTTCCGTAGTATTGAATTTGGATCTTCTAAAACCTTACATGATCGAATGCAAAGCTGGCACACAGATACTGACTCAAAATCATTTTCCAACGGCTTTGTATATTTTAGTGAACGGAACTTTAGATATTGTTAAGAACGGAAAAACGATCGCTGTAGAAAACGAAGAAGGTTATTATTTAGGCGATGTCGCTATCTTGCGAAACAAACCTTCCAACGCCACTGTCATTGCAAAAACGGATGCAAGGTTGATTGAAATCAAATTGGATAAAGTGGAAGGTTTTTTACATCATTCCCCCGAAATCGCATTGTCGATCGCCGAGAAACTTGCGGAAAGGACTTTAGCCATCAATGAATTGTTTTTAGATCTGCAAGTGGATGCGATCACGGAGATGAATAAAAAAGAAAGGGCTCCGGAAGAAAAAGCCAATCAGAGTTTGGAAAGTTTTGATAAAATAGAAAAGGAAATTATGACGATTTTGGAGATGAGTTTGCATTAAAAACAAACTCATTTGCTCTTCATATCATAAACTCCATCCCAATCCTCGGGGATTCCAAAAACGGAAAATTCTTTGGAACGTTCCAAATAAACCTGGAAAACTTTGTCTTCCGGAATCTGCTCGTTCAAAGATTGAAAAATTCTGATTGCGGAATTCATGTCTCCCGCCATATAGAAGTTAATCGCCTTTTTGAAATCATCGCGCAGATTCATTTTTTTATCACGTAATATCTGTTCATCGGCATCCATCAATTCGTAAATTTCAATCGCTTGCTTTCGACCTTTGACCCGCACGCGATCCAAATAACGTATTGAATAGCGGGAACTATCTTTGAACTTTGCCACAATATCCGCGCTCAAAATCACATTCACACCGTAATGTTTGGTAAGTCCTTCCAAACGGGATGCGAGGTTCACATGATCCGAAAATGCGTCTCCCTGCATTCGATGGGATTCTCCGATCATCCCCAGCATCATAAAACCTGTATGTATCCCATAACCCGTCTTAATCGGTAAATATCCCTTTTGAATTCTTGACTGGTTATATATTTCCAACTCCTTCAATTGAGAGATCACCGAATCAATTGCCCGTTCCGTTTCATTTTTATAAACGGACATGATTGCATCGCCGACGTATTTTACAATGATTCCTCCGTATTCCCTCACTTTGGGAGAAATACGTTTGAAATATGCGTTGATAAAATTGAAATTTTCCTGAGGAGTCATTCCTTCTGATAATGTGGCAAAGGATCGTATATCGGAAAAAATCACCGACATCTCCGTTGCAACATTGTCACCCAGATTTACATCGATAATACTTTCCTTGGAAAGAAATTGAAGGTAATCATGAGGAACAAATCTACCGTATGACTTGTTTAAGGTGGAAATCTGAATATGAGTTCGGATACGTGTAAGAAGTTCTTCTTTCTGAAACGGTTTTGCAATATAATCGTTGGCTCCGCATTCGAATCCGTAAACGAGATCGTTTACCAAATTTTTTGCGGTTAACATAATGATAGGAAGACTACCGCTTGTATGGGTCAACCGAACAGTCTTGCAGACATCATAGCCGGATAACTTAGGCATCATTATATCCAAAAGAATCAGATTTACTTCTTCCTGTTCCAGGATTTTCAAAGCTTCCTCTCCGTTGTTTGCCTTTAAAACTCCGTAATGAGCAAGATTAAGATAATTTTCCAAAACTTGCAAATTGACCGGTTCATCATCAACAATCAATATATTGATCCGGTCTTTGGTAGATGCGTAGTGAATGTTTTTTATATTATCACCGGAAACAGGAGTTTCCTGAAAACGGGCAAGAGGCGGCATTAGACCTTCTTCCACAGGAAGATTGGAAATAGGAATCGTAAAATAAAACTGACTTCCTTTCCCCAATTCGGAAGAAAGCCATATCTTTCCTCCCTGTAACTCTATCAATTGTTTGGTGATACTTAAGCCGAGTCCCGTGCCACCATACTCTCTGGAAATGGATGCATCTACCTGTTCAAAGGATTGAAATATGGATTCGAATTTGTCTTCCGGGATTCCAATCCCGGTATCAGATATAACAACCGTTATTTGATTTTTGATTTGTGATAAGACCGAAATACTGATATGTCCTTGATTGGTAAATTTTACGGCATTTCCGATCAAATTCAATAAAATCTGCTGGAGTCTGTTTTCATCACCAAAGACAGGAGGAATATCATCAGGAATCTCATTTGATAATGTAATCTGTTTATTTGTAGAAAGATGAGAAGTTAACAATAAAACCATCTCTGCCAAAGATTTCAAATCGACTGCTTTTTTCTGAAGAATGAGTTCTCCGTTTTTGAGTTTGGAAAAATCCAAGATATCATTTACCAAACTTGCCAATCGTTTCCCGCTGGAAGTGATCATTCTCAGATTTGACTTCACTTGGATGGGCAAATCCCCTGAGGCACCATCCATCATGGACTCTGCAATCCCGATGATTCCATTCAAAGGAGTCCTCAATTCATGAGAAGTATTGGAAAGAAATTCATCTTTTAATTTATCCAATTTTTCCAATTCCAGATTTTGTTTTTCCAATTCTTCCAGACTACGACTTAGATCATCTGCCATTCTGTTAAACGATTGGGACAATTCTCCGATTTCATCTTTAGATGAAACAGAAACTCTCGATTGCAAATCACCTTGCCCCAAGCGGAAAGCGGCATTTTTTAAAACCATAAGGGGTTTGATCGATTTCTTTGAAATATAATAAATCAGAAAAAGGGAAATCGTTATAATCAAAAAACCTATTTGCAAACCTTGGTTGCGAATGAGTCGGATCGGCTCGAATGCTTTTTCTTTCGGATACTGCAAAAAAAGAGACCATCTATTTCCGGTAAAATCCAAAAATCCTTCTTCGTCAGCGATGGCAAAAATCGTATCCTTATCCTCTCTTAAAATATTCTCTTCCTTTCTTTTGGAATCCGCCTTTTCCAGAGAAGTCGTATGATTGGAATAAATAGAACGGGAGTCATGATCAACCAAATCAATGAATAGATTTTCTTCCTCTTCCAAATCGTTACTGATGATTTGGTGCAATCTTCCGATGGAAATATAAGCGGCAACTGCTCCTTGTAAGGCGCCGGCTTCATTCAAAATCGGCGCGGCAAATACGATTACTTTTTTGCCAAGCTCTTCTGAGTAATGTATATCACTTGCAATGCTGATTTTGTTGTCTGAAAAAACTTCCTTGGTCCATAGTGAGTCTGAACATTTTTCTCCAATGGAAAATCCTATCGTATCCGCTTTTCGAATGCAATTTTTGTCGTAAAAAGACAGAGAAATATAAACTTTACGTTGGTTACGGTAAGAGATAAGTTTTTGTGTAATTTCGGAAGTATTAGAATTTTTTTTAGTAAACACAGGATCTGAAACAATCGTTTGCATGTCAGAATAACGTTCGAACAAAACACGGTCCATTTTATCTAACATATGTTTGGCTTTCTCATTTAAAGAGGATTGAATTTGTTTTTCCACCAAACCGATAGCGGAAAAATAAATGAAAATCCCGATGGGAAGAAGGATTGCCAAAGTAAAAAGCAGATATACTAAAAATAATTTATGAGAAAGTTTCATTTGGATTCTCTATCTTGAACGAAACGATCATCAAAAATATTTTTGAGATCCGGTATGCGGTACAATTGTCCGCGTTCTCTTAGGAATTCAATGATTGATTCACCTGCGATGAAAAGTGCTCCTCTTTTTTCCATGGAAGCAAAATTCATCATGGAACCGGTTTGACCTTGTGCGAAACCGGAACCTCCTCCCCCCGGATAAAAAGTTTGTGCAGTTTCCGAATCAGGATTTAATAAAGATTGGCTGTTTTCTTTTAATGTTAAAAATCGAACGGACTTCAACTCTTCCGAAATTTCAGTTTCCGATTTGGAAATTCGTTGGGAAAGTATGGATAAACTTTCTTCATTGTTCTTATAATAAAATTCCCTTGCTTCCGAAATGGCAGAGACGAGTTTTCGAATGGAAGA
The nucleotide sequence above comes from Leptospira kobayashii. Encoded proteins:
- a CDS encoding tetratricopeptide repeat protein; this encodes MDFKKQLVFVLLMIEIIFSPSLFAEAITEAIQLMERSEYQKSVYVLDSLIKRNPNDSVAWMYKGYANMMLGYYDFALADYRTSYKIQPNLDSLSGIQWAFLAGGKYKESIEAGEQILKDSPNNYYAILRIAEAYYALQEYSEAYNHYNSLHKEHGKDGYSLWKKGLCEYYLGNLPESVSLFKEADKLLPNHPGIQYSIANTHLTPYIAITPEATGFQFKGSDFLGSGQKGGINIAYSPNDDWNFRIGASAEQTQNLNSSSGVQNYLFDPLSLISYNQYRTSLPQSTIRNYLTLPINLYYLDQLLSAKDYQTQKYSGGITYKLSEHFHTFASTHVLQSNTSYLDGGTSTQAGISYTDYYTISFSGTGISHPTSKGGQASLAFYIPFFDGFYSNSIATGQQMSVKYYETVYLSLNPLSTTYQTTRESKGYGFFQQEFGYKGRYFFTGIGGRVGTARTPMMGETWVYTGMDMLNGGYGFIGMKYNGISLQLQYNRDYWLDSRNEKPVSDSVRLSLSWIF
- a CDS encoding Crp/Fnr family transcriptional regulator translates to MNDQTDWGKLQSLQRTCRGGLDLIVQGQESTSLYVLLSGRLSVFRHNVKVSEIKKRGDYIGEIGILLKTPASATTRTETDVVVIEIESSNVVRLFSHSPGMAIALARKMADRLAELNSTFSYLLDKSYRPELVKRFQEHQKNKPAQPTSVVLNLDLLKPYMIECKAGTQILTQNHFPTALYILVNGTLDIVKNGKTIAVENEEGYYLGDVAILRNKPSNATVIAKTDARLIEIKLDKVEGFLHHSPEIALSIAEKLAERTLAINELFLDLQVDAITEMNKKERAPEEKANQSLESFDKIEKEIMTILEMSLH
- a CDS encoding ATP-binding protein, with product MKLSHKLFLVYLLFTLAILLPIGIFIYFSAIGLVEKQIQSSLNEKAKHMLDKMDRVLFERYSDMQTIVSDPVFTKKNSNTSEITQKLISYRNQRKVYISLSFYDKNCIRKADTIGFSIGEKCSDSLWTKEVFSDNKISIASDIHYSEELGKKVIVFAAPILNEAGALQGAVAAYISIGRLHQIISNDLEEEENLFIDLVDHDSRSIYSNHTTSLEKADSKRKEENILREDKDTIFAIADEEGFLDFTGNRWSLFLQYPKEKAFEPIRLIRNQGLQIGFLIITISLFLIYYISKKSIKPLMVLKNAAFRLGQGDLQSRVSVSSKDEIGELSQSFNRMADDLSRSLEELEKQNLELEKLDKLKDEFLSNTSHELRTPLNGIIGIAESMMDGASGDLPIQVKSNLRMITSSGKRLASLVNDILDFSKLKNGELILQKKAVDLKSLAEMVLLLTSHLSTNKQITLSNEIPDDIPPVFGDENRLQQILLNLIGNAVKFTNQGHISISVLSQIKNQITVVISDTGIGIPEDKFESIFQSFEQVDASISREYGGTGLGLSITKQLIELQGGKIWLSSELGKGSQFYFTIPISNLPVEEGLMPPLARFQETPVSGDNIKNIHYASTKDRINILIVDDEPVNLQVLENYLNLAHYGVLKANNGEEALKILEQEEVNLILLDIMMPKLSGYDVCKTVRLTHTSGSLPIIMLTAKNLVNDLVYGFECGANDYIAKPFQKEELLTRIRTHIQISTLNKSYGRFVPHDYLQFLSKESIIDVNLGDNVATEMSVIFSDIRSFATLSEGMTPQENFNFINAYFKRISPKVREYGGIIVKYVGDAIMSVYKNETERAIDSVISQLKELEIYNQSRIQKGYLPIKTGYGIHTGFMMLGMIGESHRMQGDAFSDHVNLASRLEGLTKHYGVNVILSADIVAKFKDSSRYSIRYLDRVRVKGRKQAIEIYELMDADEQILRDKKMNLRDDFKKAINFYMAGDMNSAIRIFQSLNEQIPEDKVFQVYLERSKEFSVFGIPEDWDGVYDMKSK